TGCGTATGCAGCCAGGGATCGAAACCGACGCACCCCCCATCGGGCAGCGCCTCACGCAGCCAGGTCGCAGGACGCGTTTCCGGGAAATTCACCGGCGAGAAATGAGCAAGATCGACCTGTTCCCGAACCTGCACACGATAGCGCCCATCGACAAACACCGCTGCCCGGTCCGCCGTCACGATGGCCTGCCCGGCACTGCCGGAAAATCCCGTCAGCCAACGCAGACGTGCATCCGCATCGGCCACATATTCGCCCTGATGCGCATCGGCCCGAGGCACCATGAACGCATCCAGCCCCTCTGCTGCCATCGCCTTGCGCAATGCCTCCAGTCGCGGGCCACCCTGCGATACGTCGCTTGTGGTTTCGAAATTCTGGAACATGGTCATGCGCGTCTCATCTGGCTTATTCCCATGACCCGCACCCGTTTGCGCGGATCGTTATCGAACAAAGCGGCAAGCTGTTCGGTCATCGCCCCGCCAAGCTGTTCCGCATCGGTGATCGTGACCGCGCGCTCATAGTAGCGCGTCACGTCATGGCCGATCCCGATGGCCAGCAACTCGACCTGCCGCCGCTTTTCCACCATCGCGATCACGTCACGCAGATGTTTTTCCAGATAATTCGCCGGATTCACCGAAAGCGTCGAATCGTCCACCGGCGCACCGTCCGAGATCACCATCAGGATTTTCCGCGCCTCGCTGCGCCTGACCAGACGCCGATGCGCCCATTCAAGCGCCTCTCCGTCGATATTTTCCTTCAGCAACCCCTCCTTCATCATTAGCCCGAGATTGGGCCGGACCCGCCGCCAGGGAGCATCGGCGGATTTATAGATGATATGGCGCAGATCGTTCAGCCGTCCGGGCGTCGCCGGGCGGTTATCCTTCAGCCATGCCTCACGGCTTTGGCCACCTTTCCAGGCGCGGGTGGTAAAACCCAGAATCTCGACCTTGACGCTGCACCGTTCCAGCGTCCGGGCCAGAACATCCGCACAGATCGCCGCGATAGAGATCGGACGGCCCCGCATGGAACCGGAATTGTCGATCAGCAAAGTAACGACCGTATCCCGGAACTCGGTATCCTGCTCGACCTTGAAGGAAAGCGGCGTGGTCGGGTTCGCCACCACCCGCGCCAGACGGCCCGCATCCAGTACGCCCTCTTCCTTGTCGAACTCCCAGCTTCGGTTCTGCTGCGCCTGCAACCGCCGCTGCAATTTATTCGCCAGACGCGAGACAGCGCCGCGCAGAGGATCAAGCTGCTTGTCCAGATAGGCCCGCAGCCGTTCCAGCTCGGCGGCCTCGGCCAGTTCCTCGGCGCGGATTTCTTCGTCGAATGCCTGCGTGTAGACCTTGTATTCCGCCGATGCCTCGCTGACAGGGGGCGGCAATTCCTCAGGCATTTCGCCATCGGGCATTTCGCTGTCCTCGGCGAATTCCTCTTCCGAGGAATCGTCAAGGCTGACCTGCGCCTGTCTTTCGTCCTGCGTCCGTTCCTGACTACGCTCGGGCGAGGCTTCGGAATCCTCGCTGTCATCCTGATCGCGGGCCTGATTATCGCCTGCTTCGGGATCGGGTTCCGCCTCTTCGCTGGCGTCGTCTTCGGGTTCCTGATCCGGATCGTCGCCAAGCTGGTCGCCATAGCCCAAATCTTCGATCAGCCTGCGGGACAGTCGCGCGAATTCCGCCTGATCCGGAGCAGCCCGCCGTGCCGCGTCCAGCACATGAGCGGCCTGCTGGCTGACGAAAGGACGCCACAGATCGGCGGCCTCCTTCGCGCCCGGAGGCAATTCGCGCCCGGTCATCGCCTCTCGCAGAAGATAGCCAGCAGCGACCGGCAGAGGCACATCCGCAGGCTGCTTGGCCTGCGCATAGCCGCGCCGCTGCGCCTCGGCCCCCATCTTCGCATCGATATTCGACAGAGCGCCGGGCATTTCACGCGCCCCCACCGCCTCGACCCGCGCAGTCTCCACGGCCTCATAGATTTCGCGGGCAAGCGGTCCGGCCGGGGCATAATGCACATGGGTCGCCGCGTCGTGATGCCGGACACGCATCGCAAGTGCGTCAGCAGTTCCCCGCGCCTGCACGATCTCATCCCGCGTCATCCGGCGGCTGATCTGAGGTAACCGCATCGTATCCCCCGCCAGCCCCGAAGGATCGGCGGTATAGGTCACGTTCAGCTCGGCATCATCGGCAAGCGCACGCGTCGCCTCTGTCAAGGCTTTCTTGAACGGATCGGCGGGGTTGTCATTGGGTTTCATTGCTCACACAATCGGCGCAAAATTTTTTACTAAAAGTTGCAGGTTACAAAGATTTTGGCTATCAATTTCCTGCATTTGGCGCACAGAAAATTCCCAACATTTAGGTGGTTCATTCTTTGTGAAAGCATCACGAGGATAGAAGGTTAGGCGCATCTTGTTATCGGGTGTCGATTCCCATGTGCCGTGTACAAATGCATTCCGAAGCTTTATGCCGTCTTCAAGCTTCGCCTGAAAATCGTCGGCCCAGTCATTCAGATCAGGACGAGCTTGCTTTAAAAGATTAACGAACTCTGAAAGGCGGCCAGCAAGCATATTTTTGAGTATATTTTTGGCTCGCTTATCTAAATCAGGATTTGCTTCAATAGCTACCGGGCCACCAAGTAATGCAATTATTGCGCGTCCGAGCTCATGTTCGATGGCAGAAAAGGAACGTATAGCCCGACCGATCAAAGCGTATTGCTCATCTGGCATGTCATTTAAAATTAGCCGCTTCTTGCTCATCACCCAGCCTTCGCCACCACGCTTTCCGGCAGTTCCTCATCAAACAGGCGCTGATAGAATTCGGCCACGGTCTGGCGTTCCAG
This sequence is a window from Paracoccus aerodenitrificans. Protein-coding genes within it:
- the cobT gene encoding cobaltochelatase subunit CobT; translation: MKPNDNPADPFKKALTEATRALADDAELNVTYTADPSGLAGDTMRLPQISRRMTRDEIVQARGTADALAMRVRHHDAATHVHYAPAGPLAREIYEAVETARVEAVGAREMPGALSNIDAKMGAEAQRRGYAQAKQPADVPLPVAAGYLLREAMTGRELPPGAKEAADLWRPFVSQQAAHVLDAARRAAPDQAEFARLSRRLIEDLGYGDQLGDDPDQEPEDDASEEAEPDPEAGDNQARDQDDSEDSEASPERSQERTQDERQAQVSLDDSSEEEFAEDSEMPDGEMPEELPPPVSEASAEYKVYTQAFDEEIRAEELAEAAELERLRAYLDKQLDPLRGAVSRLANKLQRRLQAQQNRSWEFDKEEGVLDAGRLARVVANPTTPLSFKVEQDTEFRDTVVTLLIDNSGSMRGRPISIAAICADVLARTLERCSVKVEILGFTTRAWKGGQSREAWLKDNRPATPGRLNDLRHIIYKSADAPWRRVRPNLGLMMKEGLLKENIDGEALEWAHRRLVRRSEARKILMVISDGAPVDDSTLSVNPANYLEKHLRDVIAMVEKRRQVELLAIGIGHDVTRYYERAVTITDAEQLGGAMTEQLAALFDNDPRKRVRVMGISQMRRA